GGCGTCGATCAAAGTCAGCGGTTACTTACTAAattatctctgtttttctgtgtgttgatgatgttgaagacgaAAGGACGGCAAGGAcaaggaagaacaagaaagagtaATGAAGAAGCATtggatgacaaaaaaaaacaaaaacacggaaAGCAATGAAGTAAGGAgttaaggaaggaagaaaagaaagaaataagaaatgaagGGAATttaagcaagaaaaagaaaacagacagaaaaaaaaagagtttgaaacGAAATGAGGGAatggaagaaatgaatgaacccccacccctacccccacccccgcctgaaaaaaagaaagataaaacggttaaaaaaagaaagaaagaaagaaagataatgtaagtttatgtgttttgtgttcaagAACGTAGTGGGTTCAGCCCTATGTATCCCTAGGTATATGTCCTCCCAAATTTTCTCTCAGCCGGGTCTTAGTTCAATCAGGTCTATAATCCCCGAATTCTGTGTTCCCCTTGGTCCATGTTCCCccaaatttacgttttctggctCTTTGTTCCCCCGGGTCTGTGTTATCCCTGGTCTGGAACCACTGCTCACAACTGTATCTTATGCAATGTTAGTACTTTCCCTTCGGTTTGGACCACTGGCTACTACTGTTCACCACTGACCATTACTAACCAttactgatcactgaccactgatgaTCACTGACTGCCACTGACCACTTAATACCTCTggccactactgactgctgaccaccagCATCCACTGATtaccgctgaccactgctgaccacgactgaccactggtcaccacaactaccactgatcACCACTAACCACTCACCACTACTAACCACTGACAacgactgaccatcactgacAATGAGTAACcacttctgaccactgaccactgctgaccactgaccactactgactgctgaccaccgctgaccaccgacactgaccattgctgaccgcTAACCACTACTAACCGCTAACCGACCGCTGATATGTCATCGACCGGCAACAATATGATGGTGCTCTGAATTGTCACCGATCTGCAAAAATTGTCACCAACGTTTTCCAAAATTGTCACCGAcgttttcaacctttttttttcatattataattattatttatttatttatctatttatgtatttatttacttatttatgtacgcttatctattattcattcacctttttttctttttttttcaaggcctgactaagcgcgttgggctacgccgctggtcaggcatctgcttggcagatgtggtgtagtgtatatggagttatccgaacgcagtgacgcctccttaagctactgaaactgaaaactgaaactgtcaccaaCGTGACAAATCAGTGGAGGCGACATTTCAGCGGCTAACAACACGAAACACAGCACAGAACGCCTCAGGACGGAGACTGGCGAAGAAAGTAGGTCAGTTGCTCATTGCCACACCACGGCTTTACTGCCACGCAAACAACCCGCTTTCAGACAGCTGTTGATCTCGACACACAGTTTGCGCTCGTCCTTTCTCTTTTGATTGAAGCTGACGGGCACATTGGCTTTTAAATGTTTTGTTAGTGGTCAAGGCATTTGGGAATCTGTTGCGAGAGTCCGTGATGTGTGTGGTTCAAACCCCACTAGTGCCAGCTCAgtgaaggggtaggggtagggaggatGGAGAGTGTCACCAACTTCTAGGTCCGCACGAAAGCTGACCTGCCTGTGTCTTCATCTCCTTTGTGGGTGAACACATGCACCGACCAACATAAGCAACTTTAAAGGTCCTGCAAATCCATGTCAGGGCTTGGTGGGGTGtcatggaaacacagacacacccagcatgcacctgcCTCCGgtaacagagtatggctgcctaagaaAGTGATGCATTCCCATGGCAAGGTGCTCGGAAGAAGCCAAAAGAAAGTGCATGATAAaaggaatcttaaaaaaaaaaactggtgaaaatattaatgaatgaaaaaatagaaaaaacaagTGAATCTGTTCTCTTCTTCTTGATAATATACGTGACTACTTCTTCACAGACAATGTCAAACAGCAAACAAGCGCAGGTCTCCTGGCAGGATGAAAGTACACAATTTTAAGCCATTAACTAGAAACTAACTGGGATCAAAGCGAACATGAAATGGATAAAAACTAAATGCAACGGGTCCAGCACATCACTCTACATGCCCCTGATAACTATATTCAGCTACAATTTATTGTTCATGTCAGTTCAGTCACAATGATGAACTTTACCCCTGTCATGAGCGAAACGGTCCAGATTTCAGTGTAGACTTTTTTGGTTGCCTCAGATGCATGCACTCCATGGAGCACATCTTTGATATATTTCcttcgattttcttttcttttcctcgctTAAGAACAACATCAGTTAACCTGACAATAACTGACAGTTCTTTCAGTACGTCAGTTAATCTGACAAAAAATGTTACCGCACTACAATTCGTGTTGTCAGTACATCAGTTaatctgacaacaacaaaaaaacaactgttactGTGCTACAATTTATGTTGTCAGTACACAATCAGTTAATCTGAAAATAAACGGTTACTGTGCTACAAGCTGTGTTGTCAGTACAACAGTACAACATCAGTTAAACGATCACTGTGTTACAAGTTGTAAAGCGATAAATCAGCGTGATGCAGGCAAGGTAAGCGTAGTGAAATGTCACGCCGGCTGGACGTTGGGGGCTGACCCATTACTGCACTTTCCTTTGCCCCACGATGAAGAGGGCAACAGCCACCACAGCTAACACGAAGGCCACAACGGTGAGGGCAAAGCTGTAGCCCAGTCTGTGATCAAGGAATGACTGATTCAGGAAGGGCTCTTTTCCAGCGTATACCGCGAACTCAATCAGGGAACAGACAGCTGCAACAATAGTAGGCAACAACTTGTCAGtgaaggggcgggggatgggggggggggggggggaacacagacagcATGCAGATTCCATGATGGTGTCTCTTTATGCACGAGTGCACAAACAAACTGGAAAATATTCAGGGAACAAAAGTCAGTTTTATGTATCAGTTCGAACGTCTCGTGTTTCACAAGTCACTGAAAGAATAACTGTTGAAGTTGTGTTATTTTCTACAGATTCCATAACCACACCAAATTGAAGTAGGCATGATGCACTTTTTGatgctctttgttttcttttgggggcACAAGGTCATGCATTCAACAAGATGTCCACCACTCAGTGAAACATCAAACTTGACCTCAGCATCAGAACATGAACTTACATGAATACAAACATTCACATCAATACATACATCATCCTGTTTTTCCTGGTAATCTTTCAGCATGTCATGTGACAGTTTTGGACTGTCATTGACGTCAGAATTGTAGTCAACATTGTTCATCCTTTTCAAGACTGTGAACGGACCTTTCCATTATACAAAAGCTTGTTCTGTTCATCAGAAAGTTGAAGTGGCTAAACTTCAGAGCGTACACTTGCTTTTCCATAGCACAATTGGTGACTGGGAAAAGTTTGTGCCCTTACGATACTTTCCGGACTGTACACATGCTCAGAGAAGAGGCATCATGGCCTAGTCGGTTAGGCGttggccttctgatccagtgatcactggtgatcaaggttcgaggccccgtttgggCATGATGCTGTGTACATGGGAAAGGCATTTCAGTCATTGTCCGAACTCCACTCAGATGTGTTTGGGTAACTGGCCTCGGGTGGGGAAGGTTACATCAgtgaaaggagaggattgggcgcCGCCTTTCTATGCCGTGCCCTAGACACGGTAAATATGAATTCAATGCCCCAATGACCGTATAAGCCTATATGACCCTTTAACCCTTTTTAACTTTAACACGTGGTCATCATGGTGAATCTGAAAACGAGCCGAAGACAACTGTCATCAGTTTGGTAGTCAGCTCTCAGGATTTCCCTGCATGTGGGCTTAGCATTGTGTTGAATGTGATTGAAGTTTACCCGTTTGAGTTCTGGCAAGGTCACATGGAATGGACAACTGTTtacaagagagaaaagaggaaatgcCGTGTATGGTGTGCCAGGTTAAAGTGTACAGCACGTGCTTTAGAGAACAAGACAACAGCTTACCTAATTCTGGTGTGTACGGCATGTGCTCTTTAGAGAACAAGACAACAGATTACCTAACTCTGGTGTGTTCGGCATGTGCTCTAGAGATCAAGACAACAGCTTATCTAATTCTGATGTATATGGCATGTGCTCTGAGAGAACAAGATAATAGCTTAGTTGGTTCTGGTGTGTACGGCATATGCTCTTTACAAAACAAGTGAACAGCTTAGCTTTATCCAGTGCGTACGGTGTATGTACATAAGAGAACAAGATAATGCCTTACTTCATTCCGATGTGTACAGCAAGTGCACGTGAGAGAACAAGAGAATAGCTTACCTCATTTTGTATGGCAAGTGGTCTTTAGAGAACAAGAAAATAGCTaactttgttttggtgtgtacAATATGTGCTTCTGaaggagtttcagtttccgtttccgtttcggatgtacgctacaccatatctgctaggctaatgcctgaccagcagcgtgacccaatgcactagtccggccttgagtgcatgcatatgtatttgtgtatctgtaAGATTGGAATTTTTCAACTGAATTATACCAGAAGACTATTGgatcgccatgggttctttttcagtgcgccaagtgtgtgctgcacacgggacctcagtttaccgtctcatccgaatgactggacgcttagtttaattttccagtcaaacataggAGAAAGAGGCAAGACCGGGATTCGAATCCGGACCCTCAGGgatactgtactggcagataagcatcttaaccactgagaaaatacttttcCCGTTCTGGCGTGCCAGGCTAGAGTGTACGACACGTGCTCTTTAAGAGAACAAGAGAACAGCTCACCTCCAACAGCGGCAGCACCTGCCGCAACGAGCGTGAACATCTTGGCCTTGTCACTCATGAAACAGGTCAGTACAGCACAGGCCAAAGACGCTGCCATCTCCAGCACGCCAAGGATGCCAAACGCTCGACATGCATAAAGCAAATCCggaacatctgcacacacacacacagacacagcccacccccccacacacattcagatgttgttttttcagattcCCACGTCTaaagatcatcatcataatagcgTCATAAAAGTAATCTTTACAGCGCTGATCTGGGGTACAGACAAATTAATCAAAGGGCTTACAcaacagtcattcacacgaaTGCATAACTCTGACTGAGAGAGATGCAAGACAAAGACTTGCATGTGaatagaaagctagagaaactggAGACCAGTAaaaaacaggggagagagagggtggtggtggtggtggtgatggtggcttcTCTGGATAGAGCTGTTTTGAGACAAGGCTTGTAAGAACTGAGTGCAGAGAatgacaaagggaaagagggagctcGCTCCAAGTGAATGTTCCAGAAACAGAAAGATCTGAGGCCGACAGTGGCAACGCGGAAAGAGCTATTGATTCGTCATTTCCACATTGTGAATGGTCTGAAAGAAAACACATCGTATTCCGTATGGCAAAACCACAATGGTAACAACACTTTTGAAAACTTTTTCGGgtctg
This portion of the Babylonia areolata isolate BAREFJ2019XMU chromosome 16, ASM4173473v1, whole genome shotgun sequence genome encodes:
- the LOC143291145 gene encoding uncharacterized protein LOC143291145 is translated as MGFVMPHAIILVAGGVVGLALILQIVGLATPAWTTYEEVRHRFSYESGLWNMCVNDICLKISLSKRIFGKGDDDDVPDLLYACRAFGILGVLEMAASLACAVLTCFMSDKAKMFTLVAAGAAAVGAVCSLIEFAVYAGKEPFLNQSFLDHRLGYSFALTVVAFVLAVVAVALFIVGQRKVQ